One genomic segment of Clostridium saccharoperbutylacetonicum N1-4(HMT) includes these proteins:
- a CDS encoding ABC transporter permease — translation MWAILQQIFPYAVAYTIPLLMTALGALYCERSGVINIGLDGFMIVGSFAGALTISKLQESMGAGSTTAIWIGLVVSIIVGMLFSLLHAFASINLNADQTISGTAINMMAGAVTIFLARTITGSGRIRITNGFYPMDIPGLSQIPIIGDLLFKKTYITTWVSLGILFLSAFLIYKTRFGLRLRSCGEHPQASDAAGINVYKMRYIGVLLSGGLSSFAGAVMLVTFSGEFNGSVSGLGFLALAALIFGQWKPLGILAATAFFGFATTIANVSQVIPALGSIPLVILKVFPYAATLLALVVFSKSSRAPKAEGEPFDKGKR, via the coding sequence ATGTGGGCAATACTACAACAAATTTTTCCATATGCTGTTGCATATACAATTCCTCTACTTATGACTGCCCTAGGAGCACTATATTGTGAACGTAGTGGTGTAATTAATATAGGACTTGATGGTTTTATGATTGTTGGTTCCTTCGCAGGGGCTTTAACAATATCTAAATTACAAGAATCTATGGGCGCAGGTAGTACTACTGCCATTTGGATAGGTTTAGTAGTTTCTATAATAGTTGGTATGTTATTTTCACTTTTACATGCCTTTGCAAGTATTAATTTAAATGCAGACCAAACAATAAGTGGTACGGCTATTAATATGATGGCAGGAGCTGTAACAATCTTTTTAGCAAGAACTATTACAGGAAGCGGACGTATTAGAATAACAAATGGATTTTATCCAATGGATATACCGGGTTTATCACAAATTCCGATAATAGGAGATCTATTATTTAAAAAGACATATATAACAACATGGGTTTCTTTAGGAATATTATTTTTAAGTGCTTTCTTAATATATAAAACAAGATTTGGTTTAAGATTAAGATCATGTGGTGAGCATCCACAAGCCTCTGATGCAGCAGGTATCAATGTTTATAAAATGCGTTATATAGGTGTTTTACTTTCAGGAGGCTTATCATCTTTTGCTGGTGCAGTAATGCTTGTAACTTTCTCAGGAGAATTTAATGGAAGTGTTTCAGGCTTAGGATTCCTAGCATTGGCAGCATTGATATTTGGACAATGGAAACCACTTGGAATTCTTGCAGCTACAGCTTTCTTTGGATTTGCAACAACAATTGCAAATGTATCTCAAGTTATTCCGGCACTTGGTTCAATTCCATTAGTTATATTAAAGGTATTCCCTTATGCAGCTACTTTACTTGCTCTTGTAGTATTCTCTAAATCATCTAGAGCACCAAAGGCTGAAGGAGAACCATTTGATAAAGGAAAGCGTTAG
- the deoD gene encoding purine-nucleoside phosphorylase, whose translation MSVHINAPEGAIAESVLLPGDPLRAKFIAETFLEDAVCYNEVRGMYGFTGTYKGKRISVQGTGMGIPSISIYANELVQSYGVKNLIRVGTCGGYSEKVKIRDLIIAMSASTDSNLNLVRFQGRTFAPTASFELLKPAYDIAVEKGLDPKVGSIYSSDVFYGDDNEDWKKWAKFGCLGVEMEAAALYTIAAKFGVNALALLTVSDHFVTGEVTSAEERQLTFTNMMEVALDTIVQLDK comes from the coding sequence ATGAGCGTTCATATTAATGCACCAGAAGGTGCTATTGCAGAAAGTGTATTATTACCAGGAGATCCTTTAAGAGCAAAGTTTATTGCTGAAACTTTTTTAGAAGATGCAGTATGCTACAACGAAGTTAGAGGAATGTATGGATTTACAGGAACATATAAAGGAAAAAGAATTTCTGTTCAAGGAACTGGAATGGGTATACCATCAATTTCTATCTATGCTAATGAATTGGTTCAAAGCTATGGAGTTAAAAATCTTATAAGAGTTGGTACTTGTGGTGGATATAGTGAAAAAGTTAAAATAAGAGATCTTATCATTGCAATGTCAGCTTCAACAGATTCAAATTTAAATTTAGTAAGATTCCAAGGAAGAACATTTGCACCAACAGCTAGCTTTGAATTATTAAAGCCAGCTTATGATATTGCAGTTGAAAAAGGACTAGATCCTAAGGTAGGAAGCATTTATAGCTCTGATGTATTCTATGGAGATGATAATGAAGATTGGAAGAAATGGGCTAAGTTTGGATGCTTAGGAGTAGAAATGGAAGCTGCTGCATTATATACAATTGCAGCTAAGTTTGGAGTAAATGCATTAGCATTGCTTACAGTAAGTGATCACTTTGTAACTGGTGAAGTGACAAGTGCAGAAGAGAGACAATTAACATTTACAAATATGATGGAAGTTGCTCTTGATACAATAGTACAATTAGATAAGTAA
- a CDS encoding ABC transporter ATP-binding protein — MEYVVEMLNIRKEFPGIVANDNITLRLKKGEIHALLGENGAGKSTLMSVLFGMYQPEVGSIKVRGKEVKISNPNVANDLGIGMVHQHFKLVENFTVTENIILGCEPKKGLVVDIKSAAKKIEELSKKYELKVDPYEKIEDISVGMQQRVEILKMLYRDAEVLIFDEPTAVLTPQEIEELMKIMKNLIREGKSIILITHKLKEIKAVADTCTVIRRGKYIGSVDVKGTSQEKMAEMMVGRPVSFKVDKKPKEPGEVVLKVENLSVLNNKKVLGVNNFSVEVKAGEILGIAGVEGNGQSELVEAITGMRTVKSGKVYFKNEDITNMSIRKRIRSGIAHIPEDRQKRGLVLDYTIENNMVLEIYNKEPFSKHGLLNKGAIHDYAEKIIKEFDVRSGEGGKSFARTMSGGNQQKAIIGREVELNPDLLIAVQPTRGLDVGSIEYIHKRLVEQRDQGKAVLLVSLELSEIMNLSDRIAIINSGELIGIVNASETNENEIGLMMAGIQKGGKSDE; from the coding sequence ATGGAATATGTAGTTGAAATGCTAAATATTCGAAAAGAATTCCCAGGAATAGTAGCTAATGATAATATTACTCTTAGATTGAAAAAGGGTGAGATTCACGCGTTACTTGGTGAAAATGGAGCTGGTAAGTCGACATTAATGTCAGTGCTTTTTGGAATGTATCAGCCAGAAGTGGGAAGTATAAAAGTAAGAGGAAAAGAAGTAAAAATATCAAATCCTAATGTAGCAAATGATTTAGGAATAGGAATGGTTCACCAACATTTTAAACTAGTTGAAAATTTTACTGTTACTGAGAATATAATTCTAGGCTGCGAACCTAAAAAAGGCTTAGTAGTAGACATTAAAAGTGCAGCTAAAAAGATAGAAGAGTTATCTAAAAAATACGAATTAAAAGTTGATCCATATGAAAAAATAGAAGATATATCAGTTGGAATGCAGCAAAGAGTTGAAATTTTAAAGATGCTTTACAGAGATGCTGAGGTGTTAATTTTTGATGAACCTACAGCAGTACTTACACCACAAGAAATTGAAGAACTAATGAAAATAATGAAAAATCTTATTAGAGAAGGTAAATCAATTATCTTAATTACTCATAAGCTTAAAGAAATTAAAGCTGTTGCAGATACTTGTACAGTAATTAGACGTGGAAAATATATAGGAAGTGTAGATGTTAAGGGAACTTCACAAGAAAAAATGGCTGAAATGATGGTTGGTAGACCTGTTAGCTTTAAAGTTGATAAAAAACCTAAAGAACCAGGTGAAGTAGTTTTAAAGGTTGAGAATCTTTCTGTTTTAAATAATAAGAAGGTTCTAGGAGTTAATAATTTTTCCGTAGAAGTTAAAGCTGGAGAAATCCTTGGAATTGCAGGAGTAGAAGGAAATGGACAGTCCGAACTAGTTGAAGCAATAACAGGAATGAGAACAGTAAAATCAGGAAAAGTTTATTTTAAAAATGAAGATATAACAAATATGTCAATACGTAAGCGTATAAGAAGCGGAATTGCTCATATACCAGAAGATCGTCAAAAAAGAGGCTTAGTATTAGACTATACAATTGAAAATAATATGGTTTTAGAAATTTACAATAAAGAACCATTTTCAAAGCATGGCTTATTAAATAAGGGTGCTATACACGATTATGCTGAAAAAATCATAAAGGAATTTGATGTTAGATCAGGAGAAGGTGGAAAATCTTTTGCTAGAACAATGTCAGGTGGTAATCAGCAAAAGGCTATAATTGGGCGTGAAGTAGAATTAAACCCAGATTTATTAATAGCTGTTCAACCAACAAGAGGTCTTGATGTAGGATCTATAGAATATATCCACAAAAGACTTGTAGAACAAAGAGATCAAGGAAAAGCAGTACTGCTTGTATCCCTAGAACTTAGCGAAATTATGAATTTATCAGATAGAATTGCAATAATTAATAGTGGAGAATTAATAGGAATAGTTAATGCTTCAGAAACAAATGAAAATGAAATCGGTCTGATGATGGCTGGAATTCAAAAAGGAGGAAAGTCAGATGAGTAA
- a CDS encoding HD-GYP domain-containing protein — MENKEEKKTKVVDFSQLEEGMIVAKEVQQNGKVLLRKDIPITGQMIKKIRNILFIGTVEVYDKKVSVKKKVANYEKEKQYIRVQEEFKEIAFKLQKTFRQLINDDEIAMHEVREFAKKIQSELTPSSIVIKNIVLYGSGDDSIYRHSVNVAALSAIIGKWIGYDHAKLNSLVYSAILHDYGKTKIDRELLKKEATLTTNEFNVIKTHAQLGYKFVKEIKQLDTSVSYGVLMHHERLDGSGYPLGLKDEAIHAFARIIAIADVFDAMNSDRGYKKKRLPFEALQIVKNESLGKLDYEYTKVFLEHIVDYYTGEEVLLNTNETCKIIKMNPNDLEKPLILKDNDFIDLTKEKEFYIKEVLI, encoded by the coding sequence ATGGAGAATAAGGAAGAGAAGAAAACTAAAGTTGTAGACTTTAGTCAATTAGAAGAGGGAATGATTGTTGCCAAAGAGGTTCAACAAAATGGGAAGGTACTACTTAGAAAAGATATTCCTATAACTGGGCAAATGATAAAGAAAATAAGGAATATTCTTTTTATTGGAACAGTGGAAGTTTATGACAAAAAGGTGAGTGTCAAAAAGAAGGTTGCTAATTATGAGAAAGAGAAGCAATATATCAGAGTTCAAGAAGAATTTAAGGAAATAGCTTTTAAATTACAAAAAACTTTTAGACAATTAATTAATGATGATGAAATTGCAATGCATGAAGTCAGAGAGTTTGCAAAAAAAATTCAAAGTGAATTGACTCCTAGTAGTATAGTAATAAAAAATATAGTACTTTATGGGAGTGGAGATGATTCTATTTATAGACATTCAGTTAATGTGGCGGCACTAAGTGCTATTATTGGAAAATGGATTGGTTATGACCATGCAAAATTGAATTCTCTTGTATATTCAGCCATTCTTCATGATTATGGTAAAACAAAAATAGATAGGGAATTATTAAAAAAAGAAGCAACATTAACTACAAATGAATTCAATGTGATAAAAACTCATGCACAATTAGGATATAAATTCGTCAAAGAAATCAAACAATTGGATACTTCTGTTTCATATGGAGTTTTAATGCATCATGAAAGGTTAGACGGTTCAGGCTATCCATTAGGGTTAAAAGATGAGGCAATACATGCATTTGCTAGAATTATTGCAATAGCTGATGTATTTGATGCTATGAATTCCGATAGAGGATATAAGAAAAAGAGACTTCCATTTGAAGCGTTGCAAATAGTTAAAAATGAGAGTTTAGGAAAATTGGATTATGAATATACAAAAGTGTTTTTAGAGCATATTGTAGACTATTATACGGGGGAAGAAGTTTTACTAAACACTAATGAAACTTGCAAAATTATAAAAATGAATCCTAATGATTTAGAAAAACCGTTAATATTAAAAGATAACGATTTTATAGATTTAACAAAAGAAAAGGAGTTTTATATTAAAGAAGTTCTTATATAG
- the deoC gene encoding deoxyribose-phosphate aldolase: MDIAKYIDHTILKAEATVEDVKKLCVEAKEYGFASVCVNACYAKLVSTELKGSDVKTCVVVGFPLGAMTKEAKAFETAQAIENGANEIDMVINVGALKAKNYELLKEDIEAVVNAAKGKAIVKVIIETCLLTDEEKVKACEISKEAKADFVKTSTGFSTGGATKEDIALMRKTVGPELGVKASGGIRDFKTAMDMINSGASRIGASASIAIVKESK, from the coding sequence ATGGATATAGCAAAATATATTGACCATACAATTTTAAAGGCAGAGGCAACAGTAGAAGACGTAAAGAAACTTTGTGTAGAAGCAAAGGAATATGGATTTGCATCTGTTTGTGTGAATGCATGCTATGCAAAATTAGTAAGTACTGAACTTAAAGGAAGTGATGTTAAAACTTGTGTAGTAGTAGGTTTTCCATTAGGTGCTATGACTAAGGAAGCTAAGGCTTTTGAAACTGCTCAAGCAATTGAAAATGGTGCTAACGAAATAGATATGGTTATTAATGTTGGTGCATTAAAAGCTAAAAATTATGAACTTCTTAAAGAAGATATAGAAGCAGTAGTAAATGCAGCTAAAGGAAAAGCAATTGTTAAAGTTATTATTGAAACATGTTTATTAACTGATGAAGAAAAAGTTAAGGCTTGTGAGATTTCTAAGGAAGCTAAAGCTGATTTTGTTAAAACTTCAACAGGATTTTCAACTGGCGGAGCTACAAAAGAAGATATTGCTCTTATGAGAAAAACTGTAGGACCAGAATTAGGAGTAAAAGCATCAGGTGGAATTAGAGACTTTAAGACAGCTATGGATATGATAAATTCAGGTGCAAGCAGAATTGGTGCAAGTGCTAGTATTGCAATAGTTAAAGAAAGTAAATAA
- a CDS encoding cytidine deaminase, whose translation MDYKKLIKVALDYRNRAYSPYSDFKVGAAVLFESGEIYGGCNIENASFGATNCAERTGIFKGISEGESKIKAIAIVGSLEEYTYPCGICRQVIAEFGDEDIKVILAKSENDYIEKEMKEILPGAFKKDALGK comes from the coding sequence ATGGATTATAAAAAACTTATAAAAGTAGCTTTAGATTATAGAAATAGGGCATATTCACCATATTCTGATTTTAAAGTTGGAGCAGCGGTACTTTTTGAAAGCGGGGAAATCTATGGAGGATGTAATATAGAAAATGCATCTTTTGGAGCTACAAATTGTGCTGAAAGAACTGGTATATTTAAAGGAATATCAGAAGGGGAATCAAAAATAAAAGCAATAGCTATAGTAGGAAGTTTAGAAGAATACACATATCCTTGTGGAATTTGTCGTCAAGTAATTGCTGAATTTGGGGATGAAGATATTAAAGTAATTTTAGCTAAAAGTGAAAATGATTATATAGAAAAAGAAATGAAAGAAATTTTACCAGGAGCATTCAAAAAAGATGCATTAGGTAAATAA
- a CDS encoding arsenate reductase family protein: MNIQIFGTKKCFDTKKAERFFKERNIKYQLIDINEKAMSKGELTSVLKSVGINDLINNKSKDYTKLNFNNIRSADVKTELLFKNQKVMNTPVVRNGKEATVGYKVEVWSNWIAAEKSCKEI, encoded by the coding sequence ATGAATATACAAATATTTGGAACAAAAAAATGTTTTGATACCAAAAAGGCTGAACGTTTTTTTAAGGAAAGAAATATAAAATATCAATTGATTGATATAAATGAAAAGGCTATGAGTAAAGGTGAACTTACAAGTGTACTTAAATCAGTAGGCATTAATGATTTAATAAACAATAAATCAAAGGATTATACAAAATTAAATTTTAATAATATTAGGAGTGCTGATGTAAAAACAGAATTATTATTTAAAAATCAAAAAGTAATGAATACACCAGTTGTAAGGAATGGTAAAGAAGCAACAGTAGGATATAAGGTGGAAGTTTGGAGTAATTGGATAGCAGCAGAAAAATCATGTAAAGAAATATAA
- a CDS encoding HD-GYP domain-containing protein translates to MDGKKEYFNVQELKSGMIITRDVLKNGALLIKEGTVVNDEIITRLKKAYFLEKIEVKVSQAVIAQSTKEAEMQRVEETFKEISDGLKDLYEKFGRVKENKVSELRLFAEKILKELNSIEIVISTVAFKGSGNDPLYRHGVNVAVLSGLLGKWVGLEQSKVNLLIYSALLHDFGITKLEKKFHTKQDILIQDRYKEVCQHAKIAYKYVDSIDYLDKAVSYGVLMHHEREDGSGYPLGITGEKIHSFAKIIAIADELDVMNSDPNYIDKRGPFEILEIIKEKSLNKLDFEYSKIFLEHITNYFMGEDVLLNTGEKAKILQININEIAKPLLLKDGEFLDLSKHKDVYIKELVLQ, encoded by the coding sequence ATGGACGGTAAAAAGGAATATTTTAATGTTCAAGAGCTGAAATCTGGAATGATTATTACAAGAGATGTGCTTAAAAATGGAGCTCTTTTAATTAAGGAAGGTACTGTAGTAAATGACGAGATAATAACAAGATTAAAGAAGGCATATTTCCTCGAAAAAATTGAAGTTAAAGTATCTCAAGCTGTAATAGCACAAAGTACCAAAGAAGCTGAAATGCAAAGGGTAGAAGAAACCTTTAAAGAAATAAGTGATGGGTTAAAAGATTTGTATGAAAAGTTTGGGAGAGTAAAAGAAAATAAAGTTAGTGAGCTTAGATTATTTGCTGAAAAGATTTTAAAGGAATTGAATTCTATAGAAATAGTGATAAGTACAGTGGCATTTAAAGGTAGCGGTAATGATCCACTATATAGACATGGAGTAAATGTAGCTGTATTAAGTGGTCTTTTAGGAAAATGGGTTGGTCTTGAACAATCAAAGGTTAACTTATTAATTTATTCAGCACTACTACATGATTTTGGTATTACTAAATTAGAAAAGAAGTTTCATACAAAACAAGATATTTTAATACAAGACAGGTATAAAGAAGTATGCCAACATGCAAAAATAGCTTATAAATATGTTGACAGTATTGACTATTTAGATAAAGCTGTAAGTTACGGAGTTCTTATGCACCATGAAAGAGAAGATGGATCTGGGTATCCGTTAGGAATAACTGGTGAAAAAATACATTCATTTGCAAAAATTATAGCTATTGCTGATGAACTCGATGTAATGAATTCAGATCCAAATTACATAGATAAAAGAGGCCCATTTGAAATTTTAGAAATAATAAAAGAAAAAAGTTTAAATAAATTAGATTTTGAATATTCAAAAATATTCTTGGAACATATAACAAATTATTTTATGGGTGAAGATGTATTATTAAATACAGGAGAAAAGGCAAAAATACTCCAAATTAATATTAACGAAATAGCAAAACCACTGTTATTAAAAGACGGAGAATTTTTGGATTTAAGTAAACATAAAGATGTATATATTAAAGAATTAGTATTACAATAA
- a CDS encoding rhamnogalacturonan acetylesterase encodes MIKRIFWAGDSTVAQNKIDSYPQTGIGQTLGLYLNEDIVVYNYAKNGRSSKSFVAEGILEKIKKEIEEGDFLFIQFGHNDQKVDKERNTEPYSTYQEYLTKYIEVAREQGAYPVLITSLYRRIFSEDGHIKDEVHYEYPNAMKILGERLEVPVIDLCQKSKALLEKTGDENSKKWFMHLKKGEFISHIEGLEDNTHLKYEGAVIMAELVAEGLQELGGIYKELIKY; translated from the coding sequence ATGATTAAGAGGATTTTTTGGGCTGGAGATTCAACTGTAGCACAAAATAAAATAGATTCATATCCGCAAACTGGAATAGGACAAACTTTGGGTTTATATTTAAATGAGGACATTGTAGTTTATAACTATGCTAAGAATGGAAGAAGTAGCAAAAGCTTTGTAGCGGAAGGAATATTAGAAAAGATAAAGAAAGAAATAGAGGAAGGAGATTTTCTTTTTATTCAATTTGGACATAATGATCAGAAGGTTGATAAAGAGAGAAATACTGAACCATACTCTACTTATCAAGAATATTTAACTAAATATATTGAAGTTGCTAGAGAACAGGGAGCATATCCGGTATTGATAACATCATTATATAGAAGAATATTTTCTGAAGATGGGCATATTAAGGATGAAGTTCATTATGAATATCCAAATGCAATGAAAATATTGGGGGAAAGATTAGAGGTTCCTGTGATTGATTTATGTCAAAAGAGTAAGGCGTTATTAGAAAAAACAGGTGATGAAAATTCAAAAAAGTGGTTTATGCATCTTAAAAAAGGTGAATTTATATCTCATATTGAAGGTTTAGAGGATAATACTCATCTAAAATATGAAGGTGCAGTGATAATGGCTGAATTAGTGGCAGAAGGATTACAAGAATTAGGTGGAATTTATAAAGAATTGATAAAATATTAG
- a CDS encoding 5'-nucleotidase, lipoprotein e(P4) family: protein MKKRKVMSLFLGLGICGMLMGQGVPAAETAKYMDGTASALQYQYVSGEVEALQYQTYNMATEKIKDIAKNYKKTKPMAVVLDLDETVLNNYGSEIGDFLDGKPYRSDRWHAWVLKEKATVIPGADKFLDTANTLGMQVYYISNRSVTEQDATINNLKKLGLPHADKAHVLVKTDSSSKQARVDAVAKDNNIVMYVGDNLGDFPADFYNKLNDARKDIVEKNIDKFGTEYIILPNATYGDWDNATFGYNFKKTDAEKIQDRINALKTYNDKEAQKIK from the coding sequence ATGAAAAAAAGAAAAGTCATGAGTTTATTTTTAGGATTAGGTATTTGTGGAATGCTTATGGGGCAAGGTGTTCCAGCTGCAGAAACAGCAAAATACATGGATGGAACAGCATCTGCACTTCAATACCAATATGTTAGTGGTGAAGTTGAAGCACTTCAATATCAAACATATAATATGGCTACAGAAAAAATTAAAGACATAGCTAAAAATTATAAAAAGACTAAACCAATGGCAGTAGTACTAGATCTTGATGAAACAGTACTTAACAACTATGGTAGTGAAATCGGAGATTTTCTTGATGGAAAACCATATAGATCAGACAGATGGCATGCTTGGGTATTAAAAGAAAAGGCTACAGTTATCCCAGGTGCAGATAAATTTTTAGATACAGCAAATACTTTAGGTATGCAAGTATATTATATTAGTAATAGAAGTGTTACAGAACAAGATGCTACAATAAATAATTTAAAGAAATTAGGATTACCTCATGCAGATAAGGCTCACGTTTTAGTTAAAACAGATAGTTCATCTAAGCAAGCAAGAGTAGATGCAGTTGCAAAGGATAATAATATAGTTATGTATGTAGGCGATAACTTAGGGGATTTCCCAGCAGATTTTTATAATAAATTAAATGATGCAAGAAAAGATATCGTTGAAAAAAATATTGATAAGTTTGGAACAGAATATATCATTCTTCCTAACGCAACTTATGGTGATTGGGATAACGCAACTTTTGGTTATAATTTTAAGAAAACTGATGCTGAAAAAATTCAAGATAGAATTAATGCATTAAAAACATATAATGATAAAGAAGCTCAAAAGATTAAGTAA
- a CDS encoding ABC transporter permease, which translates to MSKKEALNSILAVVLGLIAGAILMFIIGDNPAEGYMYLYKGALINFKRFGDTLATATPLILTGLSVGFAFKTGLFNIGTPGQMLFGGFCATVIGLTYGAVLPRVILLLVMIVAGAIAGALWAFVPGILKAKFNVNEVVSAIMMNWICYWIVYYAIPAYFKGSTETESKSIVEAASLKTKWLTDLFSGSYINLGIFIAVIAVIVIAFILNKTVLGYELKAVGFNKSAAEYAGMSVNRNIVVSMMIAGALSGLAGVAQYVGNASNMQIGVMPSQGFDGIAVSLLGANNPVGILISALFFGVLYSGKGFMNANTNIPPEIADTIIATIIYFAAISAAVPMIVNAIKHRKAMAQAKVAENNAVSSNMQPEENHDENKEENKELEKDNIESGQNNIEEPKETEDIDNKEEK; encoded by the coding sequence ATGAGTAAGAAAGAAGCGTTGAATTCTATACTTGCAGTTGTATTAGGATTAATAGCAGGTGCAATCTTAATGTTTATTATTGGAGATAACCCAGCAGAAGGCTATATGTATCTTTATAAAGGCGCACTTATAAATTTTAAAAGATTTGGTGATACCTTAGCTACAGCAACACCATTAATACTTACAGGACTTTCTGTTGGATTTGCCTTTAAGACTGGTCTTTTCAATATTGGTACACCAGGACAAATGCTTTTTGGTGGATTTTGTGCAACTGTAATTGGATTAACTTATGGAGCAGTGCTTCCAAGAGTTATATTATTACTTGTTATGATAGTAGCAGGAGCTATAGCAGGAGCTTTATGGGCTTTTGTACCAGGAATATTAAAAGCTAAATTTAATGTTAATGAAGTAGTATCAGCAATTATGATGAACTGGATTTGTTATTGGATAGTTTATTATGCTATACCAGCTTACTTTAAAGGTTCAACTGAAACAGAATCTAAGAGTATTGTGGAAGCAGCTTCCTTAAAGACAAAATGGCTTACAGACTTATTTTCAGGTTCTTATATTAATTTAGGAATATTTATAGCTGTAATAGCTGTTATAGTTATAGCTTTCATATTAAATAAAACAGTTTTAGGTTATGAATTAAAAGCTGTTGGTTTTAATAAGAGTGCAGCAGAATATGCAGGTATGTCGGTAAATAGAAATATAGTTGTGTCTATGATGATAGCTGGGGCTCTTTCAGGGCTTGCAGGTGTAGCTCAATATGTAGGAAATGCATCAAATATGCAAATTGGTGTAATGCCATCTCAAGGTTTTGATGGAATAGCAGTATCTTTATTAGGTGCAAACAATCCGGTTGGAATATTAATATCAGCTTTATTCTTTGGGGTATTATACTCTGGAAAAGGATTTATGAATGCAAATACAAATATTCCACCAGAAATAGCAGACACAATAATTGCAACTATAATATACTTTGCAGCTATAAGTGCAGCAGTACCAATGATAGTAAATGCAATTAAACATAGAAAAGCTATGGCACAAGCAAAAGTGGCTGAAAATAATGCTGTTAGCAGTAATATGCAGCCTGAAGAAAATCATGATGAAAATAAAGAAGAGAATAAAGAATTAGAGAAAGACAATATAGAATCAGGACAAAACAATATAGAAGAACCAAAGGAAACTGAAGATATAGATAACAAGGAGGAGAAATAA